The sequence below is a genomic window from Tubulanus polymorphus chromosome 1, tnTubPoly1.2, whole genome shotgun sequence.
TAAAGAAACGCCGGCGGCGTCCGATTCTAGCGAAAACGAAAgtggttcgagtcccgatatatcgaagatatttgatataaatCACCCGAATACTGATCATTTCACTGCTAGTTTCGCTTCAGCGGAAGATTTAAATCGACCTTTTGTCTCTAAACTAACGACTAATCTTGTTGGTAATCTATTACTGACGTCGCGGCCACACCCAAACCCTGTCTTTTCGATTGCTTGCGATCATCATATTTTCGAGGGTACGCCCTCCAGAGACCACTGTTACGATACCTACAAATCAGCGCAATTCGCCGAAAATTGGTTCGACTCTCTGTGGTTGGATACTATGGTATCCGTTGATAGTTTGATAAACCGTGAGAAAGACTCGAGTCCTATCACCGATTGGTTCGATCATATTTGGGACGGGGCGATGGACTcgttgaaaaataaacaaaatatcgCGGACGGAGGTCAAAATACTGGAGCCGAAATGGCAGCTTCTAGTACGTGGTTTGATAATGTGTTTAATAGTGCCATTTCGGAGATTGGATTACAAACCGATGCTCAGAACAGCGAAAAAAGCCATCTCCAAAAGACTCTCCAAATTCCGGGTCACGAATCGAAGCACATTCCGCATCCGATGTACGATCAGTTCAGTAAACCAGTTCCTAACACGCATAAAGTTTACGATCGCATTCCGTCGCCGGCTCGGTCGTTTACTGAGATATCTCAAAGATCGCCCGTAACTGAACGGGTTCTCCGTCCGAAGAGCACGAGTACGTCATGTCAATCGGAGCGAGAAGAAGAGAATAGACGAAGACCTACGAGTGATACAGCTGCACCTTTACGAGAAGCTTACCACCATCGTGTGTCGTTTAAAGACTACGATGAAAATGCGACTCAAGTCGATATCGAACTTTTAGTCGACGATTCTTCAACAACCGACGATATTAGCGGATCGGACGATAAACAGGAATTGTTAGATTTCGGTTCGAAAAAATTATCGGATTTACAACTAGAAGATGAGGAGAAACAGCAATTTACCGTTGAGCCGCAAGAGGGCGTTGATAGCGTTGATGACGCAGTCCTGTTAAATGAAATCGgtaaaactaaatctaaacgAAAGGGATGCCCGTGTTTACCTTTAccgaaattcaaatcaaaacatcGCAGCAGCaaaccaaaaacaaacaaaaagtatTAGGATAGAATTCTGAATGAATTTTGATCCAATGTGCTTCCATTATATTGTTAGCTCTTGTATTAAGAATGTACGtacgaaaaatgattttaattttttctttctagaGCTGTTTTATTTGCTATATTAAAAAGTGTGTCTAGTTTAACTGAATCATTTTTCGGATGGTAAACAGCGGGCTTATGCTATTACGCAGTACGATATCCGTTATTCGAAATTTGGACCAAGTTTCGAAAAGAAACCTTTCGGGTGtcgtattttctttttgatttttcaacgTTCCGAGTATGAAATCATAGTTTAGAAAAATAGTTCGTTTGGTCTAAACTTGTTGTGATCCTTTCAGCGTGAAATCTTTTATTCGATACGTATAATAGCATTAATGGTTATCGTGCTGTATTTTGCTCAATATTGTATATACTTAGTTGGATAAATGTATTGCGCTGTTTGAATGGGGAATTTTGAGTATATCTATTTACTATTCATGCCTTGATATATTGTATTTAGAAGCTTATATAACGTATAGATCGTGTTTTTACTTCCTATTTCGCAGTATTTATAGAATTATAAACCATATgtcaaattgataataaagctGAAGAATGATTGATAGCAAAAAAAGAACtagattatttttgattttctctCATTAAGTAAAGTCGAACGCACACAGCAAGAACAACATCGAATCAATACAgacctccctctccctctcctccctctcctcccgcTCTCTCGtatctttctctctctcctcccaaTCTCTATCTTTCTTTTCCATATCATCCAATAACGAATGGAATAGGTTGGAATTCAAAGCCATTTTAGGCTGAATCAATGACCgtgaaactgattttaacttcCCGCCAATCATCTGCCGAAACTTCGTTGTGTTTTTTGAAATCCACTCGTGATTTactatgaaattttcattacggtcattttatgaaattatctatgataattgaaaaaaaaaccagatCAATCTCTGCTTTGAAGAATTAAATCTAACTTAACCCGCTCATCTGAGAACCAAATTTAGATGATAATTTAAGACTGATTTAAATGTATACATTAAGTCTAATAGACAccaatttcattatcaatttttattcattataCATAATTCATCTTCcagcgaaaaaaaaaatgttttgctatcatatctattttcattgtaaattgtaatttAGTTCCCGGTTCATCCAATGAAAGAATTGTTCATGAATAGAACACATTATGAGGCAGCTATAAACACTACGCAACTAGGTAATAATTTCCAGTTTGACAACTGATAACGTCAGACACAGATACCGTTCTAAGACCTCCTGTCTTATTGAACGAAACGCTTCACGATGGTTAATGAATTCTCATATTGGTGCGACTTTATGGAAAGAGGTTTCAACCAAACTAAAGACAGCGGTGCACAGTCGCTTCTGTTGATATCGATGCCACTGATAATCATTATCGGTTTATGCGGTAATACTTTAGCGTTGTTGGTGATCGTTAGAACGAAAAAGTTGAGAACGCACGGATATTCGTTAATTCTGATATTTCTCATCACGTCCGATTGTACCGCGCTTGTAAATAGATTGACAGTTTGGATCAACTTTATGCGCGCAAACCTCGGTCTACCGAATTTGATCGTTCTCGATTCGGACGCTGAATGCTTACTGGTTGAGATGTACGGCGTAGCGACGTTTGTCGGGGCGTGGCTCGTAGTTCTGATATCTGTCGAAAGATTCTGCGCTGTTTGTATAAAACCGATGATGAAACGTTATTTAACATTAAGAAACATATTCATCGTGACACTAGTGACGTCAATGTTGGCTGGTAGCTGCGATATTTTGCTCGTCTATCAGATATCCTACGTAGAAGGTCAAGGATGCAGTATGAGCGAAACGAGTTTGAAAATATACGTAATGTCGGCTGCATTTCTAATCGGACCGATTCCGCTAATCTTTATTTGTACCTTCAACAGCTTAATTCTTGTTCGTTTACGCAACAGAAAATACCGATCAGTCGGTAAAAAATCCCGTAAAAGGATTCGTAGTAAGTCAGTGCGAGCGACTGTCATGTTGCTGATTGTGACATTCGTTTGGGCGATTCTAACTGTACCGCACTGCGCCTCGCTGGTCATGTTGTGTATACATAAATTGGGATACTCTATAAGTCCATCTTTGCTCAGATTGAAATACGTCGCGCGCACTATTTACGACTTGAATTAtatgttgaattttttcttgTATTTCATGGCTGGTCTAGAATTTCGGATAGCTTTTAAGCGCATGTTCTTTAAGGGCGAAAATGCAACATCGCCGACCTTGGTGCTCGAGTTGACGCCTTCATCTACCACTGCCGTCAAACAATCAAGATTTTATCTAAAAGAAGATCCTGTGATTGACTGAACCGTTCCCTCGTGTTTTGACGATTTATATATTCAAGACTCAGCCTAGTGCGACTCACTGAACTGTGATGTAACCATTTATTGGATATGATGAAAAGTGTCCTCAATAGGCTATAGATAATGAACCATTGTTCAACGTTGTAATATGTTCTGTGCTGTTAGATAGATTATTTAAACTTTTGAAGATCCGGTCAAATGATAAATCTTGTCAATCCGGCGCcttattttaaaatatttcgtaTTGCATTGTATATGTtctattgtaaattatttcgtaaatacaaaaattatgaTAATGTAGTATGCGTTATTGGATTTGCgttattggattttttttgtaTGTAAATGACtttcgaaaaataaataaaatggaCCGCGACCGGTGTGAC
It includes:
- the LOC141915317 gene encoding uncharacterized protein LOC141915317 — translated: MVNEFSYWCDFMERGFNQTKDSGAQSLLLISMPLIIIIGLCGNTLALLVIVRTKKLRTHGYSLILIFLITSDCTALVNRLTVWINFMRANLGLPNLIVLDSDAECLLVEMYGVATFVGAWLVVLISVERFCAVCIKPMMKRYLTLRNIFIVTLVTSMLAGSCDILLVYQISYVEGQGCSMSETSLKIYVMSAAFLIGPIPLIFICTFNSLILVRLRNRKYRSVGKKSRKRIRSKSVRATVMLLIVTFVWAILTVPHCASLVMLCIHKLGYSISPSLLRLKYVARTIYDLNYMLNFFLYFMAGLEFRIAFKRMFFKGENATSPTLVLELTPSSTTAVKQSRFYLKEDPVID